In Agarivorans gilvus, one genomic interval encodes:
- the nirD gene encoding nitrite reductase small subunit NirD: MMSELATETWTEVCRKSQLSPGTGVCALVKGQQIAIFWEGLSDQIFALSNYCPFGKVNMLSRGIIGDYQGELMVASPLYKQRFSLATGRCLDDESVSIPTYKVKVEGDSIKVAA; the protein is encoded by the coding sequence ATGATGAGTGAACTAGCAACTGAAACCTGGACCGAAGTCTGTCGCAAATCGCAGCTTAGCCCTGGCACCGGCGTCTGCGCCTTAGTCAAAGGCCAACAAATTGCCATTTTTTGGGAAGGCCTAAGTGATCAGATCTTTGCCTTAAGTAACTATTGCCCCTTTGGCAAAGTCAACATGTTATCACGCGGCATCATTGGCGATTACCAAGGCGAGTTAATGGTGGCCTCACCGCTTTACAAGCAGCGCTTTAGCCTAGCTACCGGACGCTGCCTTGATGACGAGAGCGTCAGCATTCCTACCTATAAGGTAAAAGTAGAAGGTGACAGCATCAAAGTCGCCGCTTAG
- a CDS encoding NarK family nitrate/nitrite MFS transporter: MSAERFNLFSFSGKMKILHMSWMAFFITFLVWFNHAPLMASIATSLGLTPSQIKTLLILNVALTIPARIVIGMFTDRFGPRLTYSCLLAVCSLPCFMFAFANSFEQAAIARFLLGFIGAGFVIGIRMVSEWFPAKELGTAEGIYGGWGNFGSAAAAILLPSLALIFGGEDGWRYAVAATGVLSLLFSIIYYKNSSDTPKGSTYFKPQNVGAMEVTSKADLALLLIMKLPMYATLALLAWKLSPAGVKMLSQELVYSCYLALIALYALDFWKTYQVNKNLFVKPVADIEKYKFKQVAVLNVLYFATFGSELAVVSMLPLFFSEVFKLDMVYAGLLASAYAFMNLASRPGGGWISDRFGRKKTLLILTAGLALGYFGMGQIDGTWPLFLAVAMAMACSFFVQAGEGAVFAAVPLIKRRLTGQIAGMTGAYGNVGAVFYLTVLSLVSYQSFFYVIGATAILGFVTLLLLEEPKGSIAEVGPDGEVTLISVS, encoded by the coding sequence ATGAGTGCAGAACGCTTTAACTTATTTTCCTTTAGCGGGAAAATGAAGATACTCCACATGAGCTGGATGGCTTTTTTCATCACCTTTTTGGTCTGGTTCAACCATGCGCCATTAATGGCCAGCATAGCGACTAGCCTAGGCTTAACACCCAGCCAAATAAAAACCTTATTGATACTCAATGTGGCTTTAACCATTCCAGCCCGAATTGTAATTGGCATGTTCACCGATAGGTTTGGTCCTCGCCTTACTTATTCATGTTTGCTGGCTGTTTGTTCCCTCCCCTGTTTCATGTTCGCTTTTGCCAATAGTTTTGAGCAGGCGGCAATAGCACGCTTTCTACTAGGCTTTATTGGCGCGGGTTTCGTCATCGGCATTCGCATGGTATCGGAATGGTTTCCGGCCAAAGAGCTTGGCACGGCAGAAGGTATTTATGGCGGCTGGGGCAACTTTGGTAGCGCCGCTGCCGCCATATTACTGCCCAGCCTTGCATTGATCTTTGGTGGCGAAGATGGCTGGCGCTATGCGGTTGCCGCAACGGGCGTACTCAGCCTGCTATTTAGTATTATTTACTACAAAAACAGCAGCGATACGCCTAAGGGTTCTACCTATTTTAAACCCCAAAATGTCGGAGCAATGGAAGTCACCAGCAAAGCCGATTTGGCGTTATTGCTGATCATGAAACTGCCGATGTACGCGACCTTGGCCTTATTAGCCTGGAAACTCTCTCCTGCTGGGGTAAAAATGCTTAGCCAAGAACTGGTTTACTCCTGTTACCTTGCTTTGATTGCCCTTTACGCTTTGGATTTTTGGAAAACTTATCAAGTTAATAAAAACCTGTTTGTAAAGCCGGTCGCTGACATCGAAAAGTATAAATTTAAACAAGTTGCGGTTCTCAACGTCTTGTACTTTGCCACGTTTGGCTCAGAACTCGCGGTAGTGTCAATGTTGCCGCTGTTTTTTAGTGAGGTATTTAAACTCGACATGGTGTATGCCGGTTTGCTCGCTTCGGCTTACGCATTTATGAATTTAGCTTCGCGCCCTGGTGGCGGCTGGATTTCCGACCGTTTTGGTCGCAAAAAAACCTTGTTAATACTCACTGCAGGGCTAGCCTTGGGTTACTTTGGCATGGGTCAGATTGACGGTACTTGGCCACTGTTTTTGGCGGTAGCAATGGCAATGGCCTGCTCCTTTTTTGTACAAGCAGGTGAAGGCGCTGTGTTTGCGGCCGTACCGCTAATCAAACGTCGTTTAACCGGACAAATCGCCGGGATGACAGGGGCATACGGAAACGTTGGTGCGGTCTTTTACCTCACCGTACTCAGCCTGGTCAGCTACCAAAGCTTTTTTTATGTGATTGGCGCAACAGCCATACTTGGCTTTGTTACCCTACTGTTACTAGAAGAGCCTAAAGGAAGCATCGCTGAAGTAGGCCCTGATGGCGAAGTTACGCTAATCAGTGTTAGCTAA
- a CDS encoding bifunctional protein-serine/threonine kinase/phosphatase yields the protein MLEPATSAAIAADSKQVSHSEKAPSVASSKLEASFGGASICGPKAENQDACVAKVPTSWARYYKGIVAVLADGLSSAEHAKMAAHISVTQFVEDYYATPESWSVNKSAAQVAKSLNNWLFQQGQQTGSYACTLSALIVKSRQAHLFHVGDSRIYRLRGDTLRQLTRDHVQIRGNQKNHLTRAMGVDSSLELDYSSCDIEPGDLYLLSSDGLHDALSEQQLKTLLQGNFTSLEQQAQTMVKAAELAGSDDNISAMLVSIDNVALAELDESRAQLLNLPIPPVMSVGNKIDHYRVCEVIHSSPRSHVYLVEELNQLAQQQGRVKILKAPDANMADDQDYMTGFAREEWVGRVVNSPYIMRTFEPQQHRRFRYIVAEYVPGITLRQWMEQHPHPPLTQVLRLLQKLAKALRTLRRYEMVHRDLKPENIIISANEQLKLVDFGTVLSAEQLEQSQTNTAPVGSVQYIAPEYLLGETGHHRSDIFSFAVIAYEMLSGKLPFKQANRQQIARRHYADWHYQTIQQFRNDLPDWLDAALEHGCQAKPQQRYQSLSELLHDMQHANPKLRLNHQGKPLIERNPVRFWQSSCVILLLIILWLSYRQFS from the coding sequence GTGTTAGAACCAGCAACATCCGCCGCAATAGCTGCGGATAGCAAGCAAGTTAGCCACAGCGAAAAAGCACCCTCTGTCGCTAGCAGCAAATTGGAGGCGTCCTTTGGGGGCGCCTCCATTTGTGGTCCCAAAGCAGAAAATCAAGACGCTTGTGTTGCCAAAGTGCCTACATCTTGGGCTCGTTATTACAAGGGGATTGTGGCGGTATTAGCCGATGGTTTGAGCAGTGCCGAGCACGCTAAAATGGCCGCCCATATCTCTGTAACTCAATTCGTAGAGGACTATTACGCCACACCAGAGAGTTGGTCTGTTAATAAATCGGCGGCTCAAGTCGCTAAGTCCTTGAACAATTGGTTATTTCAACAAGGCCAGCAAACTGGCTCCTATGCCTGCACCTTGTCAGCTTTAATTGTTAAATCTCGGCAAGCTCACTTATTCCATGTTGGTGATAGTCGAATTTACCGCTTACGCGGCGATACTCTGCGCCAGCTCACTCGCGATCATGTGCAAATTCGCGGTAACCAAAAAAACCACCTCACCCGAGCGATGGGCGTCGATTCGAGTCTAGAGCTCGACTATTCAAGCTGTGACATTGAACCAGGGGATTTGTATCTACTGAGTAGTGATGGCCTACACGACGCTCTCAGCGAGCAACAGTTAAAAACCCTGTTACAAGGCAACTTTACTAGCTTAGAGCAGCAAGCCCAGACCATGGTTAAGGCTGCCGAGCTAGCGGGAAGCGACGATAACATCAGCGCCATGTTGGTCAGCATTGATAATGTAGCGCTAGCCGAGTTAGATGAAAGCCGTGCCCAGTTACTCAATTTGCCCATTCCCCCGGTCATGTCGGTGGGTAATAAGATTGACCATTATCGGGTTTGTGAAGTTATTCATAGTAGTCCGCGCAGCCATGTCTACTTAGTGGAAGAGCTGAATCAACTTGCTCAACAACAAGGCCGGGTTAAAATCCTTAAAGCGCCAGATGCCAACATGGCAGATGACCAAGATTATATGACCGGTTTCGCCCGAGAAGAATGGGTGGGTCGAGTCGTGAATAGTCCTTATATCATGCGAACCTTTGAGCCTCAGCAGCATCGTCGTTTTCGCTACATAGTTGCAGAATATGTTCCGGGTATTACCCTACGCCAATGGATGGAGCAGCACCCCCATCCTCCACTAACTCAGGTATTAAGGCTGCTACAAAAGCTGGCCAAAGCCCTACGCACCTTGCGCCGTTATGAAATGGTGCACCGAGATCTAAAACCGGAAAACATCATTATCAGCGCCAATGAACAGCTAAAACTGGTGGATTTTGGAACCGTACTGTCTGCCGAACAACTGGAGCAAAGCCAAACCAATACGGCTCCCGTTGGCTCCGTGCAATATATCGCACCCGAGTACCTACTGGGTGAAACCGGCCATCACCGCAGCGACATATTTTCCTTTGCCGTTATCGCCTATGAAATGCTATCTGGGAAGCTGCCTTTTAAGCAGGCCAACCGCCAACAAATAGCTCGACGCCATTATGCAGACTGGCATTACCAAACCATTCAACAGTTCCGCAACGATTTACCAGACTGGTTAGACGCAGCTCTAGAGCATGGCTGCCAAGCCAAGCCACAACAGCGCTATCAAAGCCTGTCGGAGCTGCTACATGACATGCAGCATGCCAATCCAAAACTACGCCTTAATCACCAAGGCAAACCTTTAATTGAGCGCAACCCAGTACGTTTTTGGCAGTCAAGCTGCGTAATATTGTTGTTAATAATACTGTGGCTGAGTTATCGACAATTTAGCTAA
- a CDS encoding MATE family efflux transporter — MSSTPKSKTLEKGLFGMALPIFGEFSLNMSVPVLDALFLSQVSDQAAASVGAVMPWFSMAIVFFAATGIAGASLASQYMGKQNYSRANLILAGLVILSLITGLLCGLFFLSQAGNIGRWMSLPNNMHAMATEYLIIAGSAIGFMGLRMTLANICNSYGQSHWNTISAAVMLVSNVIGNGVLVLGWFGATPLGVTGVAIASLIAWVLSLSFNLFVVILLIKVRLPLLEAIKQPSKTLTPILKIAVPSALEPFSYQSFVMVMNLMIVQLGEAAITIRIYALNIYVYCTMLLIALGVANTMLVTQLAGAGKFEECHQQMRQGLRWGLSAVAVVASLIYLFHQALLEIFTDNPEVLGLGVIVCLIHSINEPCRAVNIISGNVLRGCGDAIYVTGNAIAVTWLFSVPLAYLLGIYWGLGLYAILLAGVLDEFIRSQINWRRWKSDKWKRKLAPD; from the coding sequence ATGTCGTCAACCCCCAAAAGTAAAACCTTAGAAAAAGGCCTGTTCGGTATGGCCTTACCGATATTTGGTGAATTCTCCTTGAACATGTCGGTGCCGGTGCTAGACGCCTTATTTCTGAGTCAGGTGTCTGATCAAGCCGCCGCATCGGTGGGTGCAGTGATGCCGTGGTTTTCTATGGCCATCGTTTTTTTTGCCGCCACTGGCATTGCCGGAGCGAGTCTCGCCTCGCAATACATGGGCAAACAGAATTACTCACGCGCCAATCTGATACTGGCCGGTTTAGTCATATTAAGCCTAATTACCGGGCTGCTTTGTGGGCTATTTTTCCTTAGCCAAGCCGGCAATATTGGTCGCTGGATGAGCCTGCCCAACAACATGCATGCAATGGCGACTGAATATTTGATTATCGCCGGCTCCGCCATTGGCTTCATGGGCTTAAGAATGACCCTCGCCAATATCTGCAACAGCTATGGACAGTCGCATTGGAATACCATATCGGCGGCGGTGATGTTGGTTAGCAATGTCATCGGTAATGGCGTATTGGTGCTGGGCTGGTTTGGTGCAACACCACTAGGGGTCACTGGGGTAGCCATCGCGAGCCTAATTGCTTGGGTACTCAGCTTAAGCTTTAATTTATTCGTCGTAATACTACTGATAAAAGTACGTTTGCCATTGCTAGAGGCAATAAAACAGCCGAGCAAAACCTTAACGCCCATTCTTAAAATTGCCGTGCCTTCAGCCCTCGAACCCTTTTCTTATCAGAGCTTTGTCATGGTGATGAATCTAATGATAGTGCAGTTGGGTGAGGCGGCCATCACCATTCGTATTTATGCCTTAAATATTTACGTTTATTGCACCATGTTATTGATTGCCTTAGGGGTGGCCAATACCATGCTAGTTACCCAATTAGCCGGAGCCGGCAAATTTGAAGAATGCCATCAACAGATGCGCCAAGGGCTACGATGGGGCTTAAGTGCAGTAGCGGTAGTAGCTAGCCTCATTTATCTATTTCACCAAGCGCTATTGGAGATCTTCACCGACAACCCTGAAGTACTGGGTTTGGGGGTAATAGTGTGCCTGATTCATAGCATCAACGAGCCCTGCCGAGCAGTCAACATCATTAGCGGTAATGTATTACGTGGCTGCGGTGATGCCATTTATGTTACTGGCAACGCAATCGCCGTGACTTGGCTATTTTCGGTACCCTTGGCTTACTTGTTGGGCATTTACTGGGGACTAGGTCTTTACGCAATTTTATTAGCAGGGGTGCTGGATGAATTCATTCGCAGCCAAATTAACTGGCGTCGCTGGAAGAGTGATAAATGGAAGCGAAAACTCGCTCCCGACTAA
- the ftsX gene encoding permease-like cell division protein FtsX, which translates to MVGAKPQVKVSFPVRFMMFWVRHLQQCIASLGELWRTPASSLLTIAVIGVCLALPSSFYLATKNIQQLTNYWKSDSQISLFLRQDISPQQRDALQQNIASMEQVASVELVTKQQGLEEFQQTSGFEDVLTLLPENPLPDVLLVQPSADFNSAGAAKILLESLQQHSLVDEGRLDIEWLERLDTMVSMFQQAAWLLILLLLSAVALIISNTLRLNILNRRNEIEVMKLVGATDAFIQRPFLYTGFWFGIVGGLMAWVLGNILLIWTEYALQQVGLLYQQDIYLSGLDFREFALLMLFATLLGLIASWFSVHRHIKEIEPS; encoded by the coding sequence ATGGTGGGAGCAAAGCCGCAAGTGAAGGTGAGTTTTCCGGTACGTTTTATGATGTTTTGGGTGCGCCATCTACAGCAGTGTATTGCCAGCCTTGGCGAGTTATGGCGCACGCCAGCGAGCTCCCTATTAACCATAGCGGTAATTGGTGTGTGTTTAGCCTTGCCGTCGAGCTTCTATCTGGCGACCAAAAATATTCAGCAGCTCACCAATTATTGGAAGAGCGATAGCCAAATCAGCCTGTTTCTTCGTCAAGACATTAGTCCGCAGCAGCGTGATGCTTTGCAGCAAAATATTGCTAGCATGGAGCAGGTAGCCAGTGTTGAGCTAGTGACCAAGCAACAGGGTTTGGAAGAGTTTCAACAAACCAGCGGCTTTGAAGATGTGCTCACCCTATTGCCAGAGAATCCCTTACCTGATGTTTTATTGGTACAACCCAGCGCCGACTTTAACAGTGCCGGCGCGGCTAAAATTCTGCTGGAAAGTTTGCAGCAGCACAGTTTGGTAGATGAAGGCCGTTTAGACATAGAATGGCTAGAGCGCTTAGATACCATGGTGTCGATGTTTCAGCAGGCTGCATGGTTGCTGATTTTACTACTCTTGAGCGCGGTAGCCTTAATCATTAGTAATACGCTGCGTTTAAATATTCTTAACCGCCGTAATGAAATTGAAGTGATGAAGTTGGTTGGCGCTACCGATGCTTTTATTCAGCGGCCGTTTCTTTATACCGGTTTTTGGTTTGGTATTGTTGGCGGGCTAATGGCTTGGGTATTGGGCAATATCCTGCTGATCTGGACTGAATATGCCTTACAACAAGTGGGCTTGTTGTATCAGCAGGATATTTACCTATCTGGTTTGGATTTCCGTGAATTTGCTTTGCTGATGCTATTTGCCACCTTACTGGGCTTAATTGCCTCTTGGTTTTCGGTGCATCGCCATATCAAAGAAATTGAACCCAGTTAG
- the ftsE gene encoding cell division ATP-binding protein FtsE — protein sequence MIRFEQVSKVYPGSQRALQKVSFQLAHGKMAFLTGHSGAGKSTLLKLITAMERPSDGKVWVNGDDISRISHRKIPYLRRQMGVIFQDHKLLMDRTVFDNVALPLVIEGYSMHNIKRRVAAALDKVGLLDKAKCTPVILSGGEQQRVGIARAVVNKPSILIADEPTGNLDPALSLEIFRLFEEFNRVGVAVLIASHDLSLIAKMHYQRLVLSNGQLLDSAVQAQEAR from the coding sequence ATGATCCGTTTTGAACAAGTGAGTAAGGTGTATCCTGGTAGCCAACGCGCCTTACAAAAAGTATCGTTTCAACTTGCCCATGGAAAAATGGCATTTTTAACCGGCCATTCTGGCGCTGGCAAGAGTACCTTGCTTAAACTGATTACTGCTATGGAACGCCCTAGTGACGGCAAGGTATGGGTGAATGGTGACGACATCAGCCGAATTAGCCATCGCAAAATACCTTACTTACGCCGCCAAATGGGCGTGATCTTTCAAGACCACAAATTGCTCATGGATCGTACGGTATTTGATAACGTAGCGCTTCCCTTGGTGATTGAAGGTTACAGCATGCACAACATTAAACGTCGCGTGGCGGCAGCCTTAGATAAGGTGGGTTTGCTCGACAAAGCCAAATGTACCCCAGTGATTCTCTCTGGCGGTGAACAGCAGCGGGTGGGTATTGCTCGAGCGGTGGTGAATAAACCCTCTATTTTGATTGCCGACGAGCCCACCGGTAATCTTGACCCGGCCTTGTCCTTAGAAATCTTTCGTTTGTTTGAAGAGTTTAACCGAGTGGGAGTGGCGGTGCTCATTGCCAGCCACGACTTGAGTTTGATTGCCAAAATGCATTATCAACGCTTGGTATTAAGCAACGGCCAGCTGTTAGACAGCGCGGTTCAGGCTCAGGAGGCGCGATAA
- the rsmD gene encoding 16S rRNA (guanine(966)-N(2))-methyltransferase RsmD: MARLSARKHTNQTNNPRKGSGQIRIIAGQWRGRKLKVLNSEGLRPTTDRVKETVFNWLSPYLHQSHCLDLFAGSGGLGFEALSRYAAFSTFVEKDAAAAKQLKANLQLLELSSEQAKLVNQDALQFLNQRPSEPYDVVFIDPPFRKNLLQPSCELLHLNGWLKPDALVYLEFENEGSEPNLPNNWQCIKQKQAGQVNYRLYQVE; encoded by the coding sequence ATGGCACGGCTTTCCGCAAGAAAACATACAAATCAAACTAACAATCCCCGTAAAGGCAGTGGTCAGATAAGGATTATTGCCGGCCAATGGCGTGGTAGAAAACTCAAGGTATTGAATAGTGAAGGCTTACGCCCCACCACTGACCGAGTCAAAGAAACCGTATTTAACTGGTTGAGCCCCTACCTTCACCAAAGCCATTGCCTCGATTTATTCGCCGGCAGTGGCGGCTTAGGTTTTGAAGCCTTATCACGTTATGCGGCCTTTAGCACTTTTGTTGAAAAAGATGCCGCGGCCGCCAAACAGTTAAAAGCTAACCTACAACTATTGGAGCTTTCAAGCGAGCAGGCCAAGCTAGTCAACCAAGACGCTTTGCAGTTTTTAAATCAGCGTCCTAGCGAACCCTACGACGTGGTATTTATCGACCCACCGTTTCGCAAGAACTTACTGCAGCCCAGCTGTGAGTTATTACACCTCAACGGTTGGCTTAAGCCAGATGCCTTGGTTTATCTAGAATTTGAAAACGAAGGTAGCGAGCCCAACTTACCCAACAACTGGCAGTGCATTAAACAAAAGCAAGCCGGTCAAGTGAATTACCGTTTATATCAAGTTGAATAA
- a CDS encoding DUF1145 domain-containing protein, with amino-acid sequence MFIKIGKAFMAAMWLAMLLSPVIFVAPYNWILPLVGGFLLLLHAVQLFAIVGTLQQAGVLRKGDKLQILIFGFFAMWQIHKRMSEQQK; translated from the coding sequence ATGTTTATTAAAATAGGAAAAGCCTTCATGGCCGCCATGTGGCTAGCCATGTTACTCAGCCCGGTTATTTTTGTGGCGCCGTATAACTGGATCTTACCGCTAGTAGGCGGCTTTCTTCTGCTATTACATGCAGTACAACTCTTTGCCATTGTTGGCACCCTGCAACAAGCAGGCGTATTAAGAAAAGGCGACAAATTACAAATTTTAATTTTTGGCTTTTTTGCGATGTGGCAAATCCATAAGCGCATGTCGGAACAGCAAAAGTGA
- a CDS encoding BamA/TamA family outer membrane protein yields the protein MKLIQLACASMGCVSLASTAMNVTILEDAQHQRSGSWTQILPYAYYTENLQWGVGVGVGAAGYIQSSASMVATATVTSNNSWMGFLYSGDYQLPFADRLFFDTTLYRTNFTHNPQYVNGNPDYSDQAAGSNDSSINNRVFSHTQGQEYRFRFRYLLPIGHAKDSPIHTFRVRKGEVLEGYQAGGDSWNPLSSGRTIVQLEPYFWQQDIGEYNAYQYATKSAGLRLELEYDNRNYHQNPTRGSRQRFSITRDWGGNSRPSWSLWEFSAAKYISLPRRSWAQNQVIALGFATSDTPTWNSSSQHDGQTRYHRPAWFAGSRLGGMDRLKGYEAARFHDRSMIYYSAEYRFTPNWNPLPKVPVMNWFNVPAWYWVAFAEAGRVADQYNLATLHRDMKYSLGLSLRIMMEGVVLRGDIASSGDDNVFRLGINHPY from the coding sequence GTGAAGCTAATTCAGCTTGCTTGTGCCAGCATGGGATGTGTAAGTCTGGCCAGTACAGCAATGAATGTCACTATTTTAGAAGATGCCCAGCACCAACGCAGCGGCTCATGGACTCAAATTTTACCTTATGCCTACTACACCGAAAACCTACAATGGGGAGTAGGTGTTGGAGTCGGCGCAGCTGGATATATTCAATCAAGCGCAAGCATGGTGGCAACAGCGACCGTCACCAGCAACAATAGCTGGATGGGCTTTCTTTACAGCGGTGACTACCAACTGCCTTTTGCCGATAGGCTGTTTTTTGATACCACCCTATACCGCACCAACTTCACCCACAATCCACAGTATGTGAATGGTAATCCAGACTATTCCGACCAAGCAGCGGGTAGCAACGATTCCAGCATCAATAATCGTGTTTTTAGCCATACTCAAGGCCAAGAATACCGCTTTCGCTTTCGTTACTTACTGCCAATCGGCCACGCTAAAGATTCACCAATTCATACCTTTAGAGTACGCAAGGGTGAAGTGCTCGAAGGCTATCAGGCCGGAGGTGATAGTTGGAATCCGCTCAGCAGTGGCCGAACCATCGTTCAGTTAGAGCCGTATTTTTGGCAGCAAGATATTGGCGAATACAATGCTTACCAATACGCGACGAAATCTGCTGGACTGCGTTTAGAACTGGAATACGACAACCGAAATTACCATCAAAACCCTACTCGTGGCAGCCGCCAGCGTTTTAGTATCACTCGAGATTGGGGAGGCAATAGTCGTCCGTCTTGGTCGCTTTGGGAGTTTTCGGCCGCTAAATATATTAGCTTACCGCGTCGCTCTTGGGCTCAAAATCAAGTAATAGCACTGGGTTTTGCTACCTCAGATACACCAACTTGGAATAGTAGCAGCCAACACGATGGACAAACCCGTTATCACCGCCCGGCATGGTTTGCTGGCTCGCGCTTAGGAGGCATGGATAGGTTAAAGGGCTACGAAGCAGCGCGTTTTCACGACCGCTCAATGATTTATTACTCTGCGGAATACCGTTTTACCCCAAATTGGAATCCTTTGCCTAAAGTGCCAGTGATGAACTGGTTCAACGTACCCGCTTGGTACTGGGTAGCCTTTGCCGAAGCCGGCCGAGTGGCCGACCAATACAATCTAGCCACCTTGCATCGCGATATGAAATACAGCCTAGGCCTAAGCCTAAGAATCATGATGGAAGGCGTAGTACTGCGCGGTGATATAGCCAGCAGCGGTGATGACAATGTATTTCGTCTGGGGATCAACCACCCCTACTAG